The sequence gattagatgatgctttctgtttcttaggccaagattccctaagaacttttctacctgtcctgcagaaAATCCTTggtatctctgtagactaggattttctttcatgattcttTGAACCATATTATtcgatattgttgtctggctaaagaacccagacaaatcctcttgtgtttcgtgtcgaaacacctcgttttcagtcagattccgattcagttccatcggagTCTCCCTGACTTAAAacctcttcttcttcatatatactctcatctgaggcaatgtcctcaaatcggtatacctgaataagatcttggtaataaactgcttcttcaatatccggagttggatcgaagcatttaatacctcttttttcattttctggacagttagtcgagatatgtcctcttgctccacatgtccagcaattacagtcTTTAAAACTCTCATTAGCTCGTGTGTGAgcccttctgaaagttttctttgtaggggttcttcctgtgctccgagatgtactcgatgcctgggaggatatcctacttcttgatggtccgcttctttgtccagatttataagatctggctttttgtctagaccatattgttcttggtttccaagaactcctTCCCCTTCTAGCATAAGAATGAGTCctaaaacttttccttttatgcttttgtggtttacttccaataattgttggaagatcattttctttacaacacaaaggcgtacgtttattaataccccttaatcgtttgtaattcttttgtaatgctgcctaatggcaccattccgccaattttcctttaaggaaagaagctcttcgtgccaatgtatctggatttccaggtacatattcccttatgagcatttctctccagggactgggcatttttgcgaagaaaagctgcatagctgtatcttcttcgactcatgaattccatctatatttggtgaataacataatatattcatccactaaacagatgtcatgtaattcaagactatacagagcttgagtatatttcttcctcttctctgtgtcttgactattaaaatagtctacccctataaattgtgctttaaatagggtagccattcttccagctatctcgcttagagattctccagctaggaccgactctttagtttccaccgaagtcatgtcccaagcaattttcactgatcccataagNNNNNNNNNNNNNNNNNNNNNNNNNNNNNNNNNNNNNNNNNNNNNNNNNNNNNNNNNNNNNNNNNNNNNNNNNNNNNNNNNNNNNNNNNNNNNNNNNNNNNNNNNNNNNNNNNNNNNNNNNNNNNNNNNNNNNNNNNNNNNNNNNNNNNNNNNNNNNNNNNNNNNNNNNNNNNNNNNNNNNNNNNNNNNNNNNNNNNNNNNNNNNNNNNNNNNNNNNNNNNNNNNNNNNNNNNNNNNNNNNNNNNNNNNNNNNNNNNNNNNNNNNNNNNNNNNNNNNNNNNNNNNNNNNNNNNNNNNNNNNNNNNNNNNNNNNNNNNNNNNNNNNNNNNNNNNNNNNNNNNNNNNNNNNNNNNNNNNNNNNNNNNNNNNNNNNNNNNNNNNNNNNNNNNNNNNNNNNNNNNNNNNNNNNNNNNNNNNNNNNNNNNNNNNNNNNNNNNNNNNNNNNNNNNNNNNNNNNNNNNNNNNNNNNNNNNNNNNNNNNNNNNNNNNNNNNNNNNNNNNNNNNNNNNNNNNNNNNNNNNNNNNNNNNNNNNNNNNNNNNNNNNNNNNNNNNNNNNNNNNNNNNNNNNNNNNNNNNNNNNNNNNNNNNNNNNNNNNNNNNNNNNNNNNNNNNNNNNNNNNNNNNNNNNNNNNNNNNNNNNNNNNNNNNNNNNNNNNNNNNNNNNNNNNNNNNNNNNNNNNNNNNNNNNNNNNNNNNNNNNNNNNNNNNNNNNNNNNNNNNNNNNNNNNNNNNNNNNNNNNNNNNNNNNNNNNNNNNNNNNNNNNNNNNNNNNNNNNNNNNNNNNNNNNNNNNNNNNNNNNNNNNNNNNNNNNNNNNNNNNNNNNNNNNNNNNNNNNNNNNNNNNNNNNNNNNNNNNNNNNNNNNNNNNNNNNNNNNNNNNNNNNNNNNNNNNNNNNNNNNNNTTAacatagaaaattaaattaaattaaaaaaaaaaaaaaagaggtgaATATTTTGCTCCCACAGATGGAAGGAAATGTGGAAGGATAtacaaacatttattttattattagtattagtattatatcatcatcatcattgaCTTCTACCCGGATTATCAGTAACTGGACCAAAAATTCATATTGGGCTCTATGGAATTTTAGGCCCAAATATGGATGGTCTTTCGGACCCGATAACATATCTGACTCGGTTCTCCAGGCCCATTAACTTTGCACTGGGCTTCTTTTATCCTCATCCTCCAGCCCTGTGAACGTATTAAACAAATGTGTGATCCAATTGTACCATAATATAATACTAGTAAAAGATGCACACGTATTGTATGTGTTATCATTATtcttaatttgatcaaataataataaaaaattaaaacgatattattttcaatttagaagagttgttcgatttaaaatggatattttgtttagatttttttctatgtaaaatatggattGACTTGAGGAGGTTTTTAATAGAGTAAGAAGGATAAGTATgtacttaaatatttttgtaaagtaGTTACTCTAAGAAtttcacacttaataatatagtatagatagttataatatatttctaatatttatttgaacaatAATTAGAATAGTTCACCAACATGCTCATGTCTATATTTGAACTAGAACTTCGagcaaaatatttaattttcaaatttcaaatcgaGCTCGAACTTAAATATACTTAAATtcaactttaaatttttattgatattcGATGTTAACATCATATATGTATAATcggaaaaataatatttgtttagACTTTAGTTCTCAAAgccctttttatttttttaaaagaagataaaGCCAGAAAACAAAGAATATGGTTTTATGTTTGTTCTCCAAAAAGAATTAgttttcaacatttttttaacaaatatattTCCATTTAAACAGGGCTAATTTGACATGCATCCATCCACATAAATTACAAATGGGATATATACGCAAATGGTGGATGATCCAATGATGAAATCACATCACCCAACAGAAGATACATTCGTTCTATAGTTGGCGTATAGATTTTTGTATTTGTACTATAATTTACAATGAATAACGATGTAGTTCAACTGATTCCAGATCCTCTACTCCGCAATCGCATTATTTCATATAGTACAGAGACACAAGTTTAATAGCTTCTTTTTAAATTTACCTAAAAAAACATGTGACGAGGTGAGGAGGAAATATTCATCATCTACAGAGCTGCGCACATAAGCCCTGGATCTGGGTTGCTGTCGGATTCAACAGGGAATATGTTCTGCTTTTGCTGCTGTCTGAACAAGTCAATGTATATCGGCTTCCGGTTTGCTCAGCCTACAGAAAAGAAAAAACTATAAGTCATTGTTTGGTGCGAACGATGATACATTAGTTAATTATTATGAAGTTATTAGTTAATTAcaaattattgttttatctAAAGTTATGTGTTATTATGTTATCATTCCATGTATCTTATGTCATTTATCATCTCATCTAACGAAACGGATAAGAGAATAATAATTGGGGgtgaaaattgaaatatatgttCTTAGAATCGAATTTCCGTTTACAAGAACGTATAGAGAAACAGAATATGTCCTGGCCTAATCAAGAAAATGAAAGGGGTGTTGAACGACTTTCTAACCTGGCACGAAACAGGCTGCGTGTTGCAGCTCCATCTCGAAGTAGGAACACAACTTAGATAATGGCACCACGAACAACGATCATTCAAATCAACTCCACGAAACAGTATGACCATGCCAACAGTGATCCTATATCAAAATGAGTTTCCACAATCGTCTCGTAAACTCGCTCAAGAAAGTGGAAAGTGCAAAATGGAGAGACTCACGAACTCACCCAACGATCAGAAGGATCAAAGAGACCAACCAAAGTATGCATTGATAGGCCTTAAATTTAGGACTACTTGGTGTTGAGGAATATCCAGGAGAAGCATATCTCTGAGTTACCCACCCAAACTGGGGGCGGATCAAGAACACAAAACCAAGAAGGAATCCTGATAAAAACCCTCCAATATGAGCGAAATTGTCAACATGTGGAAGAATCCCTAAGGCCAGATTGATTGCGATAATTAGCACTAGGGTCAAGAAAGCCGCTACCTAATAAAAGGTTTTGTGAGTGGAAATCAAAACCAGAAATTCATGTCACATAAGATATATGCAGTATTTCGTCAAAGGGGGATACCCATTTGTATTCTTAAGAAGTTttaggaaaataaataaataaataccacATCAACACCAATACAACATACTTAGTTGTCTGACATGTCACGTCCTGAGCCCGGACTCGcgtctgcgtgactgcacaatggacttctataacaATTACTTTGTATTCTTCCTCGTTTTACGAAAAAGATTAACTCAAGTtgttatagaagtccattgtaagtcattataaaatcattttaaatctttaatttttaattttaaatctttaatttttaagatgtgggacaatGTTATCACATGACATGTATGAGTGCTCCCAATCTTAAGATAGTATGAAAAAAATGCACATACCTTGTTTACATATATAGACCAGTTAGTGATAAGCTCGGAAAGCATTCCTCCCAATAATCCAAAAAGTGCACCAGAAGCCCCAACAGATATGTTTGTCTGAATAAAGAGAGCAGATAGCAAGCTACCACCAAGTCCAGATATAAGATAAATCAAGCCAATACGCACTGCAATAGCCAAAAACAATGAATCCTTTCACCAGAACAAAGCTACAAGAGTTACAAACAACTtggtaaaatattaaattaccaTAATTGATATAGAGTCATCAATCATAAACTCTTCATCGTGTAGTGCCTAGAAAATCAAGTGAacaatttatataaaaacaattcCTTTACAGCGGCTGAAAGATATGCCATGTATCGTCAAGCAGTTTGAATTTTATTTCGCGGCAAGACTAGAATGATTATACCAGCtggttttcttaaaaaaacacATGGATGTTGTAATTATTAAGCAAATAAGTAAAAAATTTACGGATGGTAAATTCATAGCCAGTTGTCACATACCAAATCCAAATTCCTGTTCGAGCCCGACACCGATAACTAAAAGACCAAGCATGTTGGCAAGTAAGTGAAAAATTCCACCATGTAACCAGATACAAGTCATAAGCCGCCAACCTTCATGTTTGTGGACGACTTTACCAACGTCTAAGGCTCCCATCTTCTCTAACCTGAAAAAGGATTTGGATTGCGTTTTTTAGATGACATGACCAAAATTATGCTTTCCTCTTTACTTAGGGAAAAAGGCAAGAAAGGTAAAATCGATTCAGTACTTTAGTACTGTACAACAGTAGGATGAAATGTTGCGGTATCATTAATTGTTACACGCACGAAAATTAGAGTGACAAAATTTGTGTCCAAAACAAATAGGATGATGTAAATGTAATAATCTATCATATTCAAGGAAAAATCTTATATTCTCTTATgtcatcatttttaaaaatgaagaGTAAATTTCATCATCTCGAATATCAGAAACTACGGATAATTGGTTGTCCTCATAATTCatgtttgaaaattaaattagaaCCATATTAAGTAACTTAGAGTTTATTCATCCCCGGAATTTGATTAAAGATTGATATCAATGGATGATGAATATACTGGAAACAAGGTAACCAAATGTTTTATGTAGCATTGGAGAAGACTCAAAAACATGCAAAACAAATAACAAAAACTCAAAAAAAGGGATGAATACAAAAGAAGCGTACGCTGAAGAAGATGGCCCAAGAAGAGGATTTTCACTAAATGGCTGAAAAGAAAACCTTCCCATAAACCTGGCAGCGCAAGAAATCGAATTCTTGGGGCAATTATTCACATACATGGTGATGACAAACATCACGGTGTTTGCTATCACAAAGGAAGGTATCAACCAGGGAACCCATTTCTTAAAATGCTTTACTTCTCGGTAATTAACGACGTTCGGGTTCGGGGTTGCGGCGGGCTGTGGTGACTCCAGCGAGACAGGGTGGATCATGTTGCTTCCCCGCCGTGCGTGGACTCGTATTTGGATATCTTGCGGAGTCATCGTTGCGATCCAAGAATGGGAGGTTTAAGGTTGTCGGAAAGGGGAGAGGGAGGGCCGAGCTAGAGTGGTCGTATATTTAAACAGGCCGGCGGCGGAGGGCGCTGCGGACGTTAGAGGGAGAAGATCAGGTCAACCGTTCAACTGCAGTATACATACATCTATATATACACCAGGGATTACACTTTTCCTCAGCCGACGCTTCAAGAAATACCAGTTCTTTGCTTGGAACCGTATTCTTGGCATTCTTCGTTGTTTATATATACAGTTGCTTACTCGTTGTCGTTCTATTATTCCCTTTCCATGTGTAATGTCAATAAATTTTAGAATTATTTTATGACTCTCCCTTTTCCATGTGTAATGTTAAtacattttataattatttatacaaaaatatatattatagatattaaaataattgtaaaataaaattatcgaTGAATCCACATAATTCCCCGATAGGTGTCTAttaagtaaattatatataaataggtTTTGATTCTCGTGAAATCTAAAAGAtgtcaaatattttcttttgattaattttttctatttatcaCATGGGATTTGtagatatttttttacaatttaacaCTAGTATGAGactaatttacataaataaatttcaatattcaaagaTGCACTTTTTAAAAGTGATAAGGTGGTGGTGGTAAGGTATTTACTTTACTAGGTAGCATTGGAAGCAGCCAGATATGCTTGAGGCATAGACAATTTAATGAATAATAAGCAACatcacattattttattttttcaatctaTGTTTCCAATTATATTATACTTATCAAaatacattaatattttttatattatagttACATATggttgaaattttcattttatgatttttacgtCATTATTAGTTATCTAAATTTCTTCTCCAAATGATTGTAGGTAGGGTTGTCAAAATTGGTCGAACCAACCCTATTCGCTATATAAAATAGATGAGTTGAGTTGATGAAATATCAATCTATTTAGTGACGGGCCAAACGAGTTGAGTCTGCTTGGGTGACGGGTTGAGACAGGTTGACCGAGGCTAGGCAGGTTAACCCAACATATTAtagttttatttgtttatttgattgattaatttatgcccgaatattatatgttttcatACAACACATAAGTAATTATCCACACAAATCAGAACACTTCTGAAAGTCCAAATGttcttaaaataattgatgAATATGAAGAGGAGATAACTTAAGCGAAAATGAAAGAATTTAATTATTGATGAATATTGAATTGTGATGATCatgaatttgtttattttttttcaaattgtgTTTTATGCActcttaatttcttattttaatgCTATTGAATATTGTCTCgaactatttaattaatgtttttcttatgtttttttttacatatgtaCCCGCCTAACCCACAGTCCAACATAGGTTGAGAAATTAACATGCCCCGCCTAATGGTAAATTGTGATGAGTTATGGGCTAGCTCGTCACGCTAGCTCCTTCTGAAAACTATAGGTGTAGGCATGTTACTCAAGACATGTAATCAGTAGCATGgatataaaatatttacaaaaaaaaactcttatCAGATGGTCTCattagtcaattttgtgatacatatattttattttaattatccgttaaaaattattgtttttatgtcaaaaatgttattttttttattataaatatgaataacaTTGACTCACCCCACATATAAAGATCAATGAGATCGTAACACAAAAAACCTCACTTCAAAGATTTAGTGTGTGATATTTTCGAACGGGTCGATAATAACAACCATATGTTATCtcttatataattttttcccccTAAAATCCTCTAATATTAtaactaaattatatatatattttttctcaatCAACTAATACAATGTTCCAGTTGTAAGAGTGAGTACGTGTATGCATATAAATTTATGTTGAAACACGTGTGAACTAAGCGCATTGCCAGATTCAAATCcaaataattaacttaattaatcattaataaCTTCTTGTCAACTTGTATTGTTGTTCCTTACGCacatcaataattatttttaatattatcacAAAAGTCATGTGATATTGTCTATTcaaaaaacttataaaaaaatatcatttttatgtttaaatttgaGTCGATTTATCTCAAATTATAGACCGTTTCACGAAAAACAAACTATATTGTTATACTATGGATATGATCGAGAtaattttatttggatatttaaatatatatttctaaaaaataatattattttggtCCAGGAAAACTGCCCACAAGCTTTTCTATTATCGATTAATATTGTCTTATAAAGCTTAATTCGAAACtccaaattaaaattatcagtacATAAAACTTAGATATTAAAAGGCGTAATATTTTCGATGATATATTGTTGGAGATATGTTTGAGGAGAGTTTAAAATTAATGGGATTCCCAAGCCggataaaaaattaatgaaattatttatgtttatcatGGAATATTGTCTTATAAAACTTAATTCGAAagtccaaataaaaaaatttccaaacaacatAAAGAAGCAATTTCCAAAATCGTCGGTACAATAattgtacaaaaaaaaaaaaagagtgtaataaaaaaaaattagcagtcGAAATTTCTCcatcatatttataaaaaaaactataatatttctaaaaatactttaagcaaaaattattaatttaattatttcatcaaTTTTTATTCGATCTATTtcataatataataaaacaagCACAACAACTTAAAGTTCAAATTATTGGGTTCCTAATATCAAGATCCAATTCAAATGGCCCGTTTGATACCCCTAATATCTAGACCCAAATATTGCGAATTATTTCTGTAAGGatttttgtgaaacaaatagaaattaaatttggaaaattaaaaaaattaaaattaaactttCCGATTATTAacaagtttatatttttttattttacataaatttaataattcatgCTAAAAAAAGAAATGATAAGTCAACttactcatatttacaataataaataatatttattacatCAATCAAATGTCTACgaataaaattacaatattattcttaataaataattattatttacgtTCTCAACTATTAACaaagtaaaattttaataatatatcagcttatcataaatttaatataaaactaaacatattattattctaCTTCCAACTCAAATTTTAATAATCTCACGTCTTTTTATTACATCAAATCTCAAATAAACGGCCTTAAGTTATTatatttcatgagatttaaATTCAAATGATCAAACGAAAAGATAGATATAAAAAACCGGCAAACCAGGTCAAAATATGTCAACGGTTCAGGTTTCTCCCACGTCACGTTCATGAATTTCTTCCGGTTGCTTATATCTCAAAAGAGTGGGTAttatgtgagactgtctcacggatcttaatatatAAGACGAGTGAACCTtacttatatttacaataaaaagtaatactcttagcataaaaagtaataatttttcatggatgacccaaataagagattcgtctcacaaatacgacccgtgagaccgtctcacacaagtttttgccatctaaaaaaataatactctctTTATAACATGCACAAACTTCGGAGCACTGTTTTCTATTCTAGTCctaaatctctcctcctctgaagACTAAATAATCTTTCTACGCTTTTCCGCTAGAGTTTCCCTTTTCCTGAGGTACGCTAATTGACATGCGTTTGTTTTTATTAGTTTGTTCCATGCTGAGTCAGTTTCTTGGGCTTTCATGAGGCTGCCCAGAAAGAAATTATGTCCTTTCTGAgcaataaattgtataaaaaatgaCCGATTCTGTGGAAAATGTACCGATGACTGTTTTTCAGCATGTATTTTTGCATCTATAGCATGTTCAAAGATTCAATCTTGATGATTTTTCGGAGTTGAAACTGCTGTTAAATATGTGAGTAGTGCATTTTTCATGTAAGGCTGAGTGCTACAAGTTGCAGAGGAAATCTTGGAAGTTTGAGTATTTATGTCACAGAACATACATTTTCTTGATAAAGTAGATTGAAATGGATCTACGTTTTCATGACTCTAGAATCCCGAGAATGGATTTCAATTGAGGAATCAATCCATGGGCGAGTTATCCAATTGGAAACTAGTAAATGGAAGTAGGTCAGATATTAGTAATTCAGATCAGAAGCTAGTTGATGGACAGGGGTTTCAAAGTTGCTTTCAAGAACATAATATTGGAGAGGTAGGTTTGGTGGCGAACCAGCCCATTTCAAATGGTACCATCTCTAGTTCTTGTGTGGAAACCGAGGATGAATATCAAGGCGATTGTGACTTTTCCAATGTGGTTTTGAGGTATATAGATCAGATGCTCATGGAAGAAGACATGGAGGACAAGACACATATGCTTCAAGAGTCGTTGGATCTTCAAGCACAAGAAAAGTCATTCTATGATGTACTTGGTAAGAAATATCCACCTTCTCCTCAGCCGGAACCAGCTTTGTTTAATCAATTTAGTAAGATCCCAGATGGTTATCGTTGCATAAATCCCCATAATTTATCACACAGAGAGAGTAATGACAATGGTTACCTAATTGATGTAGTCGATCCGAGGTGGATCAAGGGTCCTTTATATAGAGAAACTTCAGTCGCAGGATGTCATACAACCAATCATACTCCCAACTCGTCTGTTACTGTGTCAAATAGCTTATACAATGTCGCGGATGTTTTCTCGGACTCGGCTATAAGTCCTCTGCAGATGCGTGAAACACATGGTGAAGGTCAATCTGTATGGAATTTCAAGAAGGGGGTGGAAGAAGCAAACAAGTTCCTTCCTGGTGAAAATAAATTGTTAATCAGTGTGGACGTGAATGGTTTTTTAGCTCAAAATTCTATAGAAGAATCTGTCAAAGGGGTAATTGAGGTGGGGAAGAAAGATGAGGTGGGAGAATGCTCACCTTCTCGATCAAAGGGTAAGAAAAATGGTCATAATTTCGATACTGattttgaagaagaaagaaatAGCAAGCTTCCTGCTATTTTTAGAGAGTCTGATGTGCCTATGGAGGAATTTGATAATGTCTTGCTTATTTCCTTGGGGGAGCATGGAAAGAATTTTGCAGCTTACCGGGCTGACCTGCAACGCGCAGCAAGTAAAGGTATGCAATGCAATGGGAAACAAAAGGGATCGAGTGGTGGGAAGAGCCGTGGCAAGAAACAGAGCCggaaaaaacaaattattgatttgagaaCCCTTCTGATAAATTGTGCCCAAGCTGTTGCTGCTGACGATCATCGGAATGCCAAAGAACTTCTTAAACAGATCAGGCAGCATTCGTCTCCTTTCGGTGACGGGAATCAGAGATTGGCTCACTATTTTGCTGATGGCCTAGAAGCACGTTTGGCTGGCACTGGTAGCCAGATACATAAAGCCCTTGTTAATAGAAGAACAACTGCTGCCGATTACTTGAAAGCTTACTATACTTATCTTGCATCATCTCCATTCAGGAAGATAACTAATTTTGCCTCGAATAAGacaataatcacaaaatcagaAAAGGCAATGAGAGTTCATGTTATAGATTTCGGTATCCTTTATGGCTTCCAGTGGCCTACTTTTATTCAGCGTATTGCTGCGCGAAAAGGTGGTCCACCTAAGGTTCGGATTACTGGAATAGACTTTCCGCAACCTGGCTTCAGACCTGCGGAAAGAATTCAGGAGACAGGGCGCCGATTGGCCCACTATGCTGAGAAATTTAACCTTCCTTTTGAGTACAATGCTATAGCCCAAAAGTGGGAAACAATCAGAATGGAGGATCTCAAGATTGACAAGGATGAATTTGTGGTTGTCACCTGCTTGTATCGAGGCAGGAACTTACTTGATGAGTCGGTGGTTGCAGAAAGTTCAAGAACAGCGGTTCTCAACCTGATTAGGAAAATCGATCCCTCTTTATTCATCCATGGTGTACTCAATGGAGCATATAGCACGCCATTCTTTGTCACCAGGTTTCGGGAAGTTTTGTTCCACTTCTCT comes from Primulina huaijiensis isolate GDHJ02 chromosome 2, ASM1229523v2, whole genome shotgun sequence and encodes:
- the LOC140961999 gene encoding RHOMBOID-like protein 1 isoform X1, with the protein product MTPQDIQIRVHARRGSNMIHPVSLESPQPAATPNPNVVNYREVKHFKKWVPWLIPSFVIANTVMFVITMYVNNCPKNSISCAARFMGRFSFQPFSENPLLGPSSSALEKMGALDVGKVVHKHEGWRLMTCIWLHGGIFHLLANMLGLLVIGVGLEQEFGFVRIGLIYLISGLGGSLLSALFIQTNISVGASGALFGLLGGMLSELITNWSIYVNKVAAFLTLVLIIAINLALGILPHVDNFAHIGGFLSGFLLGFVFLIRPQFGWVTQRYASPGYSSTPSSPKFKAYQCILWLVSLILLIVGITVGMVILFRGVDLNDRCSWCHYLSCVPTSRWSCNTQPVSCQAEQTGSRYTLTCSDSSKSRTYSLLNPTATQIQGLCAQLCR
- the LOC140971746 gene encoding scarecrow-like protein 9 codes for the protein MGELSNWKLVNGSRSDISNSDQKLVDGQGFQSCFQEHNIGEVGLVANQPISNGTISSSCVETEDEYQGDCDFSNVVLRYIDQMLMEEDMEDKTHMLQESLDLQAQEKSFYDVLGKKYPPSPQPEPALFNQFSKIPDGYRCINPHNLSHRESNDNGYLIDVVDPRWIKGPLYRETSVAGCHTTNHTPNSSVTVSNSLYNVADVFSDSAISPLQMRETHGEGQSVWNFKKGVEEANKFLPGENKLLISVDVNGFLAQNSIEESVKGVIEVGKKDEVGECSPSRSKGKKNGHNFDTDFEEERNSKLPAIFRESDVPMEEFDNVLLISLGEHGKNFAAYRADLQRAASKGMQCNGKQKGSSGGKSRGKKQSRKKQIIDLRTLLINCAQAVAADDHRNAKELLKQIRQHSSPFGDGNQRLAHYFADGLEARLAGTGSQIHKALVNRRTTAADYLKAYYTYLASSPFRKITNFASNKTIITKSEKAMRVHVIDFGILYGFQWPTFIQRIAARKGGPPKVRITGIDFPQPGFRPAERIQETGRRLAHYAEKFNLPFEYNAIAQKWETIRMEDLKIDKDEFVVVTCLYRGRNLLDESVVAESSRTAVLNLIRKIDPSLFIHGVLNGAYSTPFFVTRFREVLFHFSALFDMLESNIPREKQERLLIEKDIFGKEALNVIACEGWERVERPETYKQWQVRDLRAGFIHIPFEREIMKGAIYKVRTCYHKDFVIDEDGHWMLMGWKGRIIYAISCWKPI
- the LOC140961999 gene encoding RHOMBOID-like protein 1 isoform X2, with amino-acid sequence MTPQDIQIRVHARRGSNMIHPVSLESPQPAATPNPNVVNYREVKHFKKWVPWLIPSFVIANTVMFVITMYVNNCPKNSISCAARFMGRFSFQPFSENPLLGPSSSALEKMGALDVGKVVHKHEVRIGLIYLISGLGGSLLSALFIQTNISVGASGALFGLLGGMLSELITNWSIYVNKVAAFLTLVLIIAINLALGILPHVDNFAHIGGFLSGFLLGFVFLIRPQFGWVTQRYASPGYSSTPSSPKFKAYQCILWLVSLILLIVGITVGMVILFRGVDLNDRCSWCHYLSCVPTSRWSCNTQPVSCQAEQTGSRYTLTCSDSSKSRTYSLLNPTATQIQGLCAQLCR